The stretch of DNA ATAAACTCGCCCAGTGCATTGCCTTTCAGCACCCCGGCCAGCAGCAGCACAGCATCCGCGCCAAGCATCCGGGTTTCATAAATCTGGTATTCGGTTATGATAAAGTCCTTGCGCAATAACGGCAGGTTGGTTATTGACCGGGCCGCGCCCAGGTACTCCGGTGCCCCGCCGAAAAAACGCCTGTCGGTTAATATAGAAATAGCATCCACCCCGGCATCCTGGTAAGCCTGCACTGTAGCTGCCGGGTTAAAATCCGCTTGAATAATCCCCCGGGATGGAGATTGCCTTTTTACCTCGGCAATCAGCGCCACCTGCCCGGGTAGCCGCAGCGCAGCAGCAAAGTCACGGCGCTGTGGCGGGGGCGATGACAACATATCTTTAAGCCGTTCTTTTATTTCCCGCAGTGGCAGCCGTCGCCGGGTTGCCACTACTTCCTCCCTTTTATGCTGCAATATCCGTTCTAAAATGCTATCATCAACAGATACCGTCATAATGCTCATAGCCCGGCCACCCTGGCTTTCCGGCACCCGGCGGTAAAGGTAATCATAGACTGTAGTTTTTCCCGGGCCGATCCCTGATCAATACTCCGGGCCGCCAGTTCCAGACCGGCGGCAAAATCATGAGCCAATCCGGATGCCATGAGACCCAGGGCGGCATTCATTAAAACCGCATCCCGGCGGTGGCCCGTTTCACCTTCCAAAATGCGCCTTACAATAACTGCGTTTTCTTCCGGGGAACCACCGGCCAGGTGCTCCGCAGCAGCCTGTCTAAAACCGTAATCCAGCGGATTAACAGTATATTCCTTAATACTACCGTTATTAACCTCACCAACTATGGTGGGACCAACCGGGGACATTTCATCCAAACCACCGGCACCATGCACCACAAAAGCCCGCTCCGCCCCCAGACGCAGAAGCACCTCGGCCATTACATGAACCAAAGTTGGGCTATAAACCCCCAGCACCTGGGCCCGGGCCCCGGCCGGGTTGGTCAGTGGACCCAGAATATTGAACACCGTCCTGAAACCCAGCTCCCGGCGCGGGCCGGCGGCAAATTTCATAGCCCCGTGCAATGCCGGGGCGTATAAAAAGGCCATCCCCACTTCATCCAGACAGGCCGCAACTTCATCCGGTTCCAGGTCCAGATTCACACCAAGCGCCTCCAGCACATCAGCGCTGCCGCACCGGCTCGATACAGAACGATTGCCGTGTTTGGCCACCTTGACGCCTGCACCGGCCAGTACCAGTGCAGCAGTTGTAGAGACATTGAAGGTATTGGCCCCGTCGCCGCCGGTGCCACAGGTATCCACCAGCAAAGGATGCCTGGAGGGTACCTGTGTTGCCTTACTTCGCATCACCCGGGCAAACCCGGTAATTTCGGAGGTGGTTTCCCCTTTCAACTTGAGCGCAGTGAGCAACCCGGCAATCTGGGCCTGGGTAGCCCGGCCGTCCATAATCTGCTCCATAGCCTGCATGGCCTCCGACTCGCTAAGATTTTGCCCGGCCACTACCTTGTGCAATAACTCTTTAAACACTCAGCTCTCCTCCTCTCAGCTCTTGTAACATGTTTATAATTGGGTGACATTTATAATGTCCATTATGGTGAAGTACCGCCCCCGCCTATGCCAATGCCTACACAGTATGTTTAATACATCACCATATTACCCAAAGTTAAAGTTATAGTTAGTTTAAGCCTGACCCCTTAAGAAAGTTGGCCAACAGATCCATGCCATATTCGCTGAGCATGGATTCGGGGTGAAATTGCACTCCCTCCACCGGCAACTCGCGGTGTCTAAGGCCCATGACCTCCCCGTTATCCGTCCAGGCGGTCACTTTAAGACAACTAGGCAGTGTTTCCTTTTCTACTACCAGTGAATGGTAGCGCACTGCCTTAAATGGTGAAGGCAGACCCGCAAATATGGACTTACCGTCGTGGTGAATCAAAGATATTTTACCGTGCATAGGCATTTTAGCCCGTACCACCCGGCCGCCGTAAGCGCGGCCGATAGCCTGCAGCCCAAGACACACCCCCAGTATAGGCCAGTGTCCCGCACAGTCCCGCACGGCCTGCATCAGTATACCGGCATTATCCGGTATACCTGGCCCCGGTGACAAAACCAGGTAATCGGGTTGCAGCTCCAGCACCTGGGCAACGGTAATGGCATCGTTGCGTTGAACGGTTACCGATTCTCCCAGCATGGATAGATATTGAGCCAGATTATAGGTAAATGAATCATAGTTATCAATCATCAACAGCATTTGAACCAGCCTTTCACGTATTTCCAGCGTAATTATCAACCAAGAATTAAGTACCTGCTACTTGGATTGAACCACTACAAGCTAAATTTATAGGTGCTGTCTAATAAATCAACGCTAGTGAATTAGGAAGCATAAGAACCGTCCCTTTTGCTTCGATGCCTTTTGCTTCGATGGTAACGCTAGTGACCAGGAAGCATGAGAACCGTCCCCTTGCTTCCCCCAAAACGCAAAAAACCGGCACTCAAATGAGCGCCGGTCATTAAATGGCCATCGTTACTCATCTCAGCTCAACTCTGATAAAATAAATTAAAGACTCAACTACGCTACACTCAACTAAACTTAAGGAAATACTATTTAATTACAAATGACTATACTACTTATCACATCGGCTGTCAATAATCCTTTTATCTTCCATGCGCTAAAATTATTCATTGCAGAGAAATTATTGACTCTGTGTCATGCTATTCACCCGTTAGCCACCTGCTTTTCCTCCACACCTAGTGTCTTGAACATAGCCCTGGCTTTACTGGATATTTCCGCGCACTCTTTAAGCGGGTGGGAGTCGGCTACAATACCTGCACCGGCCTGAATATATACTGTATGATCTTTTATTACCAGCGTGCGAATGGCAATGGCGGTATCCATGTTGCCGTTAAAGCCCAGATACCCCACGGCACCGGCGTAAATTCCCCGGCGGTAGGGCTCCAGCTCGTCAATTATCTCCATAGCCCTGACCTTGGGGGCACCGCTCACCGTACCGGCCGGAAAACAGGAAGCCAGAGCGTCCAGCGCACCGGTGCCGGGCGGCAGCCTACCCTCGACCCGGGAAACAATATGCATGACATGGGAAAAATACTCAATATCCATAAACCTGGGCACCTCAACGGTACCGGGCAGACAGACCCGCCCCAAATCGTTACGGCCCAGATCAACCAGCATCAAATGCTCCGCCCTTTCCTTCTCATCAGCCAGCAGTTCACCGGCCAACTGCTCATCACGGGCCGGGCTGTTACCACGGGGTCTGGTGCCGGCAATGGGACAGGTGGTCATGATACCGTTCTCCACGCGCACCAGCATTTCCGGTGAAGACCCAATAACCCTGATACCCCCCACGTTTAAGTAATACATATACGGTGAGGGGTTGACGCTTCTCAAACGCCGGTATACCGCCAGGTAATCCCCTTCAAAATCCACGGCATAACGCCGCGACAACACCACCTGGATAACCTCACCAGAGCGGATATATTCCAGTGCCTGTTCCACACGCCGACAAAAAGCAGCATCGGTTAAATCCAAACTGATGTCACCCCGCAGCATGAATTGTCCCGAAGCGGGCAGCGGTTTGTTTAAATCCTCGCGCATCCGGGCCAGTTTCTGCACGGCCCGGTGGTATACCACAGCCGGGTCGTCACCCTCCTGCAGACAATTTACCACCAGGGTTACAGTACAGCGCACGTGGTCAAAAATAGCCACCGTGCCGGGAAAAAACTGCAGGCAATCAGGGAGCTGCAGATTATCGGAAGCTGTCCCGGGCAAATTTTCAAGGGAGCGCACCGCGTCATAGGCCATGTAACCAACTGCACCCCCGTAAAAGCGAGGTAGCCCTTCAAATCGCGGCACCCGGTAGGATTGCATTAAATTATGCAGTGTTTTAAACGGCGGGCCGTTCGCCGGTCTGGTTATTAATGAACCGGGATAGGTTACCTTTCCCCGGCCTCCGGTGGACTCAAAGATCAGCAGCGGGTCCAGCGCGATGAATGAGTAACGTCCCAGGTGCTGTCCTCCTTCCACACTTTCCAGCAGACAGGCAGTATTACCTTGGGCCAGCTTGATAAATAAAGTGATGGGAGTTTCAGTGTCCGCAATAAATTCCTCAAACACAGGGATCAGGTTATATTGCCGGGCCAAAGTCAGGTATTCTTGCCAACCGGGCTTAATCATAATCTGCCTCCTTAATGCTTGTGAGCACCTTGCCGCTGCCAACGTGCCGCTACCGGAGTATAATTTCTCCTACAGGCACAAAAAACGGCACTCAAATGAGTGCCGCCCTGATTAGCGTGACAACAATACTCATCTAAGCTCAACTGAAAAACTGAACTAAACTCAACTCAACTCTTATATAGATATTGCATTTTACAAAAAATATAATATAAACTAAATATATAATTGTCAATAAGCATACAGCAGTTTATAAATAACTATCTGGTGACGCCAGATCGCTTTTTGTGACATTTCCCGTTAATCAATCGATCAGACAACCGATCAATTATCAATTTTTGCATATGGAGCGTTAGTTATGTTAACAATCTATCTACTGGTTATCAACATTATGGAGTTCAGCCTTTTCGGGCTGGATAAGCATCGGGCCCGGCGCAGGCTGCACCGGATTCCGAAAAAAACACTGTTTATAGTGGCTTTAGCCGGGGGAACAGCTGGAGCGCTGGCCGGCATATATTTTTGGCGCCATAAGACCAAACACCTTAAATTTACTGTTGGCATACCGGTTATTATGCTGGTACAAATATTGCTGTATATATTTTACGATGGACAAATCTAAGGATGGTTCATCCCATTTTAATACTATAATAGCAAATGAATAGCAAACGATATCCCACAAATTATTCTTTTTTGCTTTATTATGGTAAAATACATGGGTTAATAAAATCATTGGAGGTTTGTCAAATGATCGACCCCGTAGCCGTACAAATAGGCCCCCTGGCAGTAAGGTGGTACGGCATTATCATGGCTACCGCCTTTTTACTGGGCATATGGTTGGCTTATCGCAGAGCACAGCAAAACAATATTGACCCCAACCACATATTGAACATGGTCACCTTGATCATACCGGCCTCTATCATCGGCGCCCGGCTTTATTATGTTTTATTTACCTGGGAAAACTACCGGCTTGACCCATTGGAAGCACTCGCTATCTGGCACGGCGGGCTGGCCATTCACGGGGGCATTATAGGCGGGCTGGTGGCAGGGCTGTTTTATGTATACCGGTACGGTATTTCCCCCTGGCAAACGGCTGATATTATAGCACCCAGTTTAATACTGGGACAGGCCATCGGGCGCTGGGGCAACTTTATTAATCAGGAAGCCCACGGCGGTCCCGTGACAGAGCAGTTCATCAACATTTTCCCAGACTTCATTAAAAATCAAATGTTTATCCAGGGACAATATTACCACCCTACCTTTCTTTACGAATCGCTATGGAACTTGATGGTATTTATTATCCTTACCTTGCGCTGGCCTAAAAAAAAGGCCCCCGGGGAAATTGCCTTTTTATACCTGATCCTTTATTCCATAGGACGCTTCTTTGTTGAATCGCTGCGCACCGATAGCCTGATGCTCGGCCCTTTCAGGGTAGCCCAACTGGTCAGTGTAGTTTTGATATTAATAGGTACGGCAGGCTTATATTTGCTGCGCAGAAAAAAACCTCGCACGGGTTAAACCAGGCCGGACCGGTAAACCGGTCCGGCCTGACGTGCAACTAAACCCCAAAATATAACATAAAAACAAGCAAAAAAAAATCCCTTACGGGATTTTAAATATAATTAACATATCAAACAAACACATCATAGGCGGTAGTTTATGAACAGTTATATATTTCGACACGGTTAGCAAAAATCCTGCAAAAAAAATTACTCTGTACAACCGGCCCGTAGTCAAAACTCCGCCTGGGTCCCTGGACTTGCCCCGGCGACCATTTTATGGTAAGCTTCTAGATGAGATAATCCGCTAAAATGCTCCAAAGGAGGAGCCTATTTTGACAAAATCGGCGAAAAAGAAAAATTCTCCACCCAAACCCGGCCCCGGCATTATGCTGGATATAGCAGGACTTACCCTCATAGCTTTATCATTAATTGGCCTGGCAAGCATATTCACCAGCAACACGGGTTCTGTTGGAACAGTTGGATTACTAATTAAAAAAGGTTTAAAAACACTGGCAGGGTCAGGTTATGTAGTGTTTTTAATACTATTGATACCCGTTGGTCTAAAGCTTATGAACCGCCACAGATGGCGGGTGAACAGCCGTTTTTGGGGACTGCTGGTTCTTTTCGGTAGTCTGCAAATATTTCTGCACCGGCATATACCCATGTCCAACTCCTTTAGTGCCGGTCTTGCAGGACAAGGTGGAGGGGTAACCGGAGCAGCACTGGGTTATACCTTGAAATACTCCTTTGGCATCGTGGGCACGTATATATTTTTGGTCTTGTTAATCCTGGTGGGTATCACCCTGTGCACCGGCGTTTCCATTAAAGAACTGGCGATAAACAGCTGGTGTAAGGTTAAATCTGCAGCAGCCCGCGCAGGCAGCCTGGTTATTAATTTCTTATATATTGAAGTGGATGAATCAGAACAGCCCCGGGGAAAGAAGGACCGCCAGCCCGGAGAAGCCAATTTGGCAAAAGAGGATGGACAGATACAACTATCCGAAGAATTTACAGCGCCGGTCATCGAAGTGTCACGGTCCACCATAGCCCTGGCCGAACAGGATATCAGCAGAGATACACCGGAAGCCGCTATGCAGGAGAAATCACAACAGCCCCACGATTCAAACAATATAGAGCCAAATAACTTGCCGGGGGCGCAGGCTAATACACCGGCAGGAGAGCGAGAATACCACCTGCCACCGCTGAGCTTGCTGGCCCCCCTGCCGAACAGGGCGAATAATCAGGCCGGCCGGGACGTCAATCAACGCATTAAAGTACTGGAACAAATACTGGATAGTTTCGGCATCAAAGCCCGGGTCACCCATGTGTCTGTAGGCCCTTCCATCACCAGGTATGAACTGCAGCCACCGCCGGGTGTTAAAGTTAGCAAAATAGTAGGCTTATCGGATGACATTGCCTTGGGCATGGCCTCAGCCGGTGTACGCATTGAAGCGCCCATACCCGGTAAAGCAGCGGTGGGCATCGAGGTGCCCAACGGTGAAATTGCCGCTGTAGCACTGCGTGAATTGCTGGAGGACAAGACTTTTACCGGTTCGCCCTCCCGGCTCACCATCGCCCTGGGCAAAGATATTGCCGGAGCGGCAGTGACAGCGGATCTGGCTAAAATGCCACACTTGCTGATTGCCGGTGCCACGGGCTCGGGCAAGAGTG from Desulfoscipio gibsoniae DSM 7213 encodes:
- a CDS encoding DUF1294 domain-containing protein, giving the protein MLTIYLLVINIMEFSLFGLDKHRARRRLHRIPKKTLFIVALAGGTAGALAGIYFWRHKTKHLKFTVGIPVIMLVQILLYIFYDGQI
- the trpE gene encoding anthranilate synthase component I, whose amino-acid sequence is MIKPGWQEYLTLARQYNLIPVFEEFIADTETPITLFIKLAQGNTACLLESVEGGQHLGRYSFIALDPLLIFESTGGRGKVTYPGSLITRPANGPPFKTLHNLMQSYRVPRFEGLPRFYGGAVGYMAYDAVRSLENLPGTASDNLQLPDCLQFFPGTVAIFDHVRCTVTLVVNCLQEGDDPAVVYHRAVQKLARMREDLNKPLPASGQFMLRGDISLDLTDAAFCRRVEQALEYIRSGEVIQVVLSRRYAVDFEGDYLAVYRRLRSVNPSPYMYYLNVGGIRVIGSSPEMLVRVENGIMTTCPIAGTRPRGNSPARDEQLAGELLADEKERAEHLMLVDLGRNDLGRVCLPGTVEVPRFMDIEYFSHVMHIVSRVEGRLPPGTGALDALASCFPAGTVSGAPKVRAMEIIDELEPYRRGIYAGAVGYLGFNGNMDTAIAIRTLVIKDHTVYIQAGAGIVADSHPLKECAEISSKARAMFKTLGVEEKQVANG
- a CDS encoding anthranilate synthase component II, translating into MLLMIDNYDSFTYNLAQYLSMLGESVTVQRNDAITVAQVLELQPDYLVLSPGPGIPDNAGILMQAVRDCAGHWPILGVCLGLQAIGRAYGGRVVRAKMPMHGKISLIHHDGKSIFAGLPSPFKAVRYHSLVVEKETLPSCLKVTAWTDNGEVMGLRHRELPVEGVQFHPESMLSEYGMDLLANFLKGSGLN
- the lgt gene encoding prolipoprotein diacylglyceryl transferase — translated: MIDPVAVQIGPLAVRWYGIIMATAFLLGIWLAYRRAQQNNIDPNHILNMVTLIIPASIIGARLYYVLFTWENYRLDPLEALAIWHGGLAIHGGIIGGLVAGLFYVYRYGISPWQTADIIAPSLILGQAIGRWGNFINQEAHGGPVTEQFINIFPDFIKNQMFIQGQYYHPTFLYESLWNLMVFIILTLRWPKKKAPGEIAFLYLILYSIGRFFVESLRTDSLMLGPFRVAQLVSVVLILIGTAGLYLLRRKKPRTG
- the trpC gene encoding indole-3-glycerol phosphate synthase TrpC → MSIMTVSVDDSILERILQHKREEVVATRRRLPLREIKERLKDMLSSPPPQRRDFAAALRLPGQVALIAEVKRQSPSRGIIQADFNPAATVQAYQDAGVDAISILTDRRFFGGAPEYLGAARSITNLPLLRKDFIITEYQIYETRMLGADAVLLLAGVLKGNALGEFIGLARSLGMEALVETRTPEEIRQALDSGALIIGINNRDLRTFQVDIGVTADLIKYIDQPGTIVVSESGIKTRADVQQLGNCGVDAVLVGEALMASGDQRQGVARLRGVTALPRKEQCGLEDSRGVAGV
- the trpD gene encoding anthranilate phosphoribosyltransferase gives rise to the protein MFKELLHKVVAGQNLSESEAMQAMEQIMDGRATQAQIAGLLTALKLKGETTSEITGFARVMRSKATQVPSRHPLLVDTCGTGGDGANTFNVSTTAALVLAGAGVKVAKHGNRSVSSRCGSADVLEALGVNLDLEPDEVAACLDEVGMAFLYAPALHGAMKFAAGPRRELGFRTVFNILGPLTNPAGARAQVLGVYSPTLVHVMAEVLLRLGAERAFVVHGAGGLDEMSPVGPTIVGEVNNGSIKEYTVNPLDYGFRQAAAEHLAGGSPEENAVIVRRILEGETGHRRDAVLMNAALGLMASGLAHDFAAGLELAARSIDQGSAREKLQSMITFTAGCRKARVAGL
- a CDS encoding FtsK/SpoIIIE family DNA translocase, which produces MTKSAKKKNSPPKPGPGIMLDIAGLTLIALSLIGLASIFTSNTGSVGTVGLLIKKGLKTLAGSGYVVFLILLIPVGLKLMNRHRWRVNSRFWGLLVLFGSLQIFLHRHIPMSNSFSAGLAGQGGGVTGAALGYTLKYSFGIVGTYIFLVLLILVGITLCTGVSIKELAINSWCKVKSAAARAGSLVINFLYIEVDESEQPRGKKDRQPGEANLAKEDGQIQLSEEFTAPVIEVSRSTIALAEQDISRDTPEAAMQEKSQQPHDSNNIEPNNLPGAQANTPAGEREYHLPPLSLLAPLPNRANNQAGRDVNQRIKVLEQILDSFGIKARVTHVSVGPSITRYELQPPPGVKVSKIVGLSDDIALGMASAGVRIEAPIPGKAAVGIEVPNGEIAAVALRELLEDKTFTGSPSRLTIALGKDIAGAAVTADLAKMPHLLIAGATGSGKSVCVNTLICSILYKATPDDVKFLMVDPKMVELANYNGIPHLVSPVVTNAKKAAGALRWAVREMETRYDLFAAAGVRDITRYNALCGEFEQAGQNPLPYIVVIIDELADLMMVAPADVEDAICRLAQMARAAGIHLVVATQRPSVDVITGLIKANIPSRISFAVSSQTDSRTILDMGGAEKLLGKGDMLFYPVGAAKPVRVQGAFISDKDVENLVDFLKDQARPVYNEAVLEEQAGNDAVGIEESDELLPQAARIFIESGTASISMLQRRLHIGYARAARLVDIMEQRGIVGGFEGSKPRAVLMTMEQYQQVFEIQEVSPDAKTAAS